The following coding sequences lie in one Spirosoma sp. KUDC1026 genomic window:
- a CDS encoding TIGR03885 family FMN-dependent LLM class oxidoreductase: MIKIGYHASHEQFKPSTLIQLAQSAQQAGFTAGTSSDHFHPWTTQQGECGFAWSWLGAALQATSLPFGVVNAPGQRYHPAIIAQAAATLAEMFPERFWIAVGTGQTLNEHITGGRWPAKAERNARLKECVDVIRALWAGETVTYRGLVTVEEAKLYTRPAINPLIFGAAVTSKTAEWVGNWADGLLTISQPIDQLREVVDAFRRGGGVGKPMYLKVQLSYGKTKEDAQQGAYEQWRANIFPNAMLTELRTPEQFDMAGELVNLAEVDNMVHISADVHQHVAWLHEYKELGFELLTLHNVNLQQQRFIDDFGQHVLPALLT, from the coding sequence ATGATTAAAATAGGCTACCATGCCTCTCACGAGCAGTTCAAACCCAGTACGTTGATTCAGTTGGCGCAATCGGCGCAGCAGGCAGGCTTCACAGCGGGCACTTCCTCGGATCACTTCCATCCCTGGACTACGCAACAAGGTGAGTGTGGTTTTGCCTGGTCCTGGCTGGGGGCCGCTTTGCAGGCTACCAGCTTGCCATTCGGTGTCGTTAACGCACCGGGTCAGCGCTACCATCCGGCCATCATTGCACAGGCGGCTGCTACGTTGGCGGAGATGTTCCCCGAACGGTTCTGGATCGCCGTCGGAACCGGGCAAACGCTCAATGAGCATATCACCGGTGGCCGGTGGCCCGCCAAGGCTGAGCGTAACGCCCGGCTAAAGGAGTGCGTTGACGTGATACGGGCGTTATGGGCCGGGGAAACCGTTACGTACCGGGGGCTCGTCACGGTTGAGGAGGCTAAACTGTACACCCGTCCCGCCATAAACCCGCTGATTTTTGGCGCGGCCGTAACCAGCAAAACGGCCGAGTGGGTTGGCAACTGGGCCGACGGCCTGCTAACAATCTCGCAGCCAATTGACCAGCTCCGCGAAGTGGTCGATGCCTTTCGACGCGGTGGGGGAGTTGGAAAGCCCATGTATCTGAAAGTGCAGCTATCTTACGGGAAGACTAAAGAAGATGCGCAGCAGGGAGCCTACGAGCAATGGCGCGCTAATATTTTTCCCAACGCCATGCTGACCGAGCTCCGTACCCCGGAACAGTTTGATATGGCGGGAGAATTGGTTAATCTGGCTGAGGTAGACAATATGGTTCATATCTCCGCCGATGTTCATCAGCACGTAGCCTGGCTACACGAATACAAAGAATTAGGCTTTGAACTGCTCACGCTTCATAATGTCAACCTGCAGCAACAACGGTTTATCGATGACTTCGGGCAGCATGTGTTGCCAGCTTTATTAACGTAA
- a CDS encoding DUF4142 domain-containing protein yields MKTNAIAIGVLMSLSVASLSIAQQNSAGMNSSSTTMVGKESLQEFDSQNKKGAAAVSAVSPTNAKLSSADQSLMMEVAKGGMMQLEVSKIAQQKATNPEVRQLAQAEVDEQTSLSAKLKEIAQAKGVTLPETPDAETQAMITKLQEMSGAELDRMYVMESGVKGHEKLNKVMSKVESSASDTNLKGLAKAAHPLVKTHLKVAEQINNKL; encoded by the coding sequence ATGAAAACCAATGCAATAGCAATCGGAGTGCTGATGTCGCTCTCAGTAGCCAGCCTCTCCATCGCCCAGCAAAACAGTGCTGGCATGAATTCCAGCTCAACCACCATGGTGGGCAAAGAAAGCCTTCAGGAGTTCGATAGCCAGAACAAGAAAGGAGCGGCTGCCGTCAGCGCCGTTTCGCCCACCAATGCCAAGCTGTCCAGCGCTGACCAAAGCCTGATGATGGAAGTGGCTAAAGGCGGTATGATGCAACTGGAAGTGAGCAAGATTGCCCAGCAGAAAGCCACTAATCCGGAAGTACGTCAGCTGGCGCAGGCTGAAGTAGACGAACAGACTAGTCTGTCGGCCAAACTAAAAGAAATAGCCCAGGCAAAGGGAGTGACCCTGCCCGAAACCCCGGACGCTGAAACGCAGGCGATGATAACCAAACTGCAGGAAATGTCTGGTGCCGAGCTGGATCGAATGTACGTAATGGAAAGTGGCGTGAAAGGGCACGAAAAACTAAACAAGGTGATGTCGAAGGTTGAGTCAAGTGCCTCTGATACTAACCTGAAAGGCCTTGCTAAAGCGGCTCACCCTTTGGTAAAAACGCACCTGAAAGTAGCAGAGCAGATTAACAATAAACTCTAG
- a CDS encoding IS630 family transposase, with the protein MRLRPKSKPNAELYQVRYEALSLLEEQSQAGVIDLFYGDESSVSEEGYVPYGWQFKDESVHIEVAKGQRLNCFGMISRQNQLHYATTNGSITSAFVVNQLEELSWRLSKPTVIVLDNARIHTSDKVRQRLGDWHQRGLYLFYLPPYSPHLNLAERLWKELKARWLRPEDYQTSNTLFYAVWLALAAVGQELFIRFSDF; encoded by the coding sequence ATCAGACTGAGACCCAAAAGCAAACCAAATGCTGAGTTGTACCAGGTTCGTTACGAGGCTCTTAGCTTGCTGGAAGAGCAAAGTCAGGCCGGAGTTATTGACCTCTTTTACGGCGATGAATCCAGCGTCAGCGAAGAAGGATACGTGCCCTACGGTTGGCAGTTTAAAGATGAATCGGTGCATATTGAGGTCGCAAAGGGCCAACGGCTGAATTGTTTTGGGATGATTTCGCGCCAGAATCAGTTGCACTATGCGACCACAAATGGCTCTATTACATCAGCTTTTGTCGTCAACCAGTTAGAAGAACTGTCTTGGCGGCTGTCCAAACCAACGGTAATCGTACTCGATAACGCCCGGATTCATACGTCCGATAAAGTTCGCCAACGGCTTGGAGACTGGCACCAACGGGGCTTATACCTGTTCTATCTGCCGCCTTACAGCCCCCATTTGAACTTGGCTGAACGACTTTGGAAAGAGCTGAAAGCGCGTTGGTTACGGCCTGAAGATTATCAGACCAGTAACACGTTGTTTTATGCCGTCTGGTTAGCATTAGCCGCTGTGGGTCAGGAATTGTTCATTCGATTCAGCGATTTTTAG
- a CDS encoding 4-alpha-glucanotransferase, which translates to MPKSINILHNHTVNSIAYTGTHDNDTCRGWYRQDKGQKQSRQLERYIGMAVTEENVHQILIRLVYASVAELAIIPLQDVLGLDESSWLNTPATTGRNWLWRLLPGQLTSDIETQLTEWTTVYHRY; encoded by the coding sequence ATGCCCAAGTCGATAAACATTTTACATAATCATACGGTCAATTCAATAGCCTACACGGGCACGCATGATAATGATACATGCCGGGGCTGGTATCGTCAGGACAAAGGGCAGAAGCAAAGTCGGCAACTGGAACGCTACATTGGCATGGCCGTAACGGAGGAAAACGTTCACCAGATTCTGATACGTCTCGTGTATGCCTCCGTTGCCGAACTGGCCATCATCCCCTTGCAGGACGTGTTGGGCCTTGACGAGTCAAGCTGGTTGAATACACCAGCAACGACCGGTCGTAACTGGCTCTGGCGGCTGCTGCCAGGGCAACTCACATCTGATATCGAAACGCAATTGACGGAGTGGACAACTGTCTACCACCGATACTAA
- a CDS encoding helix-turn-helix domain-containing protein → MGKPRTIELQPAERQALEQAFRSDTSHAFRQRCQIVLFKSEGRTSKEVAQLVKQHYVSVNAWLNRYQQAGLNGLRTKPGRGRKALLDKQTDATLVRQVVQNERQRLNQAKAQIESQTGRSMSLKTLQRFLKNLTVLTDASD, encoded by the coding sequence TTGGGAAAACCGCGCACTATCGAACTCCAACCCGCCGAACGGCAAGCCCTTGAACAAGCGTTTCGCAGCGACACCTCCCATGCCTTTCGCCAACGTTGCCAGATCGTCTTGTTCAAAAGTGAGGGCCGTACCTCCAAAGAAGTTGCTCAACTCGTTAAACAGCACTATGTCTCGGTCAATGCCTGGTTAAACCGTTATCAACAAGCGGGACTCAACGGCCTGCGGACCAAACCCGGACGAGGGCGTAAAGCCCTGCTTGACAAGCAAACCGATGCCACTTTAGTACGACAGGTAGTGCAGAACGAACGGCAGCGACTGAATCAGGCTAAAGCGCAGATTGAGTCTCAAACGGGTCGTTCCATGAGCCTAAAGACCTTGCAACGCTTTTTAAAAAACTTGACGGTTCTTACCGACGCATCAGACTGA